A window from Mangifera indica cultivar Alphonso chromosome 2, CATAS_Mindica_2.1, whole genome shotgun sequence encodes these proteins:
- the LOC123208694 gene encoding germin-like protein subfamily 1 member 14, with protein MNQKNAVFVNGKFCKDPNLAKAEDFFFSVKTPGNTNNPLGSNVTAVTVDQIRGLNTLGISAARLDFAPYGEVPPHTHPRATEILVVLEGTLFVGFVTSDANHTLISKVLNPGDVFVFPIGLIHFQVIHKI; from the exons ATGAACCAAAAGAACGCTG TGTTTGTGAATGGGAAGTTTTGCAAGGACCCCAACCTCGCCAAAGCTGAGGACTTCTTCTTTTCAGTTAAAACGCCTGGAAACACAAACAATCCACTTGGTTCAAATGTCACAGCTGTGACAGTTGACCAAATTCGAGGACTTAACACTCTCGGCATCTCTGCTGCCCGCCTTGACTTTGCACCTTATGGCGAAGTCCCACCTCACACTCACCCTCGTGCCACTGAGATTCTTGTTGTCCTGGAGGGCACTCTTTTTGTTGGGTTCGTCACTTCCGATGCCAACCATACACTTATAAGCAAAGTTCTTAACCCGGGTGATGTGTTCGTCTTCCCCATTGGTCTCATTCACTTCCAAGTCATTCACAAAATTTAA